A stretch of the Notamacropus eugenii isolate mMacEug1 chromosome 2, mMacEug1.pri_v2, whole genome shotgun sequence genome encodes the following:
- the MINDY1 gene encoding ubiquitin carboxyl-terminal hydrolase MINDY-1 translates to MEHPQLGQPSSDEIKTPEADTLENNEVLSESELNPKDKDAQDTKSAVGGQEPVDQVSLLTQDKDNLESPPPEDDPQQPGPALGSQTSEETEKVEASPQELPQSPSNHQHEPDFYCVKWIPWKGERTPIITQSTNGPCPLLAIMNILFLQWKVKLAPQKEVITSDELMAHLGDCLLSIKPQEKSEALQLNFQQNVDDAMTVLPKLATGLDVNVRFTGVSDFEYTPECSVFDLLGIPLYHGWLVDPQSPEAVSAVGKLSYNQLVEKIITCKHSNDTNLVTEGLIAEQFLEVTAAQLTYHGLCELTAAAKEGELSVFFRNNHFSTMIKHKSHLYLLVTDQGFLQEEQVVWESLHNVDGDSCFCDSDFHLSQALGKEAGAGSGAQSQETQRQVDQDYMIALSLQHQQQQGTLGLSDLELARQLQQEEYQQQQAQPVPPRAPSPQERGASSGRPAGERRQRSKQESDCVLL, encoded by the exons ATGGAGCACCCTCAGCTTGGCCAGCCATCCTCTGATGAGATCAAGACTCCAGAAGCAGACACCCTTGAAAATAATGAAGTCCTGTCAGAGTCAGAGTTGAACCCAAAAGATAAAGATGCTCAAGACACTAAGAGTGCAGTTGGAGGGCAGGAACCAGTAGACCAAGTCTCACTGCTCACCCAGGACAAGGATAACCTGGAATCACCACCTCCAGAAGATGATCCACAGCAACCAGGACCAGCCCTAGGATCCCAGACttcagaagagacagagaaggtggAGGCCAGCCCTCAAGAGCTTCCCCAATCTCCTTCAAACCATCAGCATGAACCTGACTTTTATTGTGTGAAATGGATCCCCTGGAAGGGGGAGCGGACACCCATTATCACTCAGAGCACCAATGGGCCTTGTCCCCTGCTTGCCATCATGAACATCCTCTTCCTTCAGTGGAag GTGAAGCTGGCCCCTCAAAAGGAAGTAATCACTTCAGATGAGCTAATGGCACACCTTG GGGACTGCCTACTGTCCATCAAGCCACAAGAGAAGTCAGAAGCACTGCAGCTAAACTTTCAGCAG aaTGTGGATGATGCCATGACAGTATTGCCCAAATTGGCCACCGGTCTGGATGTCAATGTGAGGTTCACAGGTGTCTCTGATTTTGAATACACACCTGAGTGCAGCGTCTTTGACCTACTTGGAATTCCCCTCTACCATGGTTGGCTGGTGGACCCACAG AGCCCTGAGGCTGTGAGCGCAGTTGGCAAACTGAGCTACAATCAGTTGGTAGAGAAGATCATCACCTGTAAGCACTCAAATGATACCAACCTCGTGACAGAAG GCCTAATCGCAGAGCAGTTCCTGGAAGTGACAGCAGCACAGTTGACATACCATGGACTATGTGAGCTAACAGCAGCTGCCAAGGAAGGAGAACTCAGTGTCTTTTTTCGAAACAATCACTTTAGCACTATGATCAAACATAAG AGTCATCTCTACCTACTAGTCACTGATCAGGGCTTTCTGCAAGAGGAACAGGTGGTTTGGGAGAGCCTGCACAATGTGGATGGAGACAGCTGCTTCTGTGACTCTGACTTCCACTTAAGCCAAGCTCTGGGCAAGGAGGCTGGGGCAGGAAGTGGGGCTCAATCTCAGGAGACACAACGGCAAGTGGATCAG gaCTATATGATTGCCCTGTCCCTCCAGCACCAACAGCAACAAGGCACCTTGGGTCTCAGTGACCTGGAATTGGCCAGGCAGCTGCAACAGGAGGAATACCAGCAACAGCAGGCACAGCCTGTGCCACCTCGTGCCCCATCCCCACAG GAGAGAGGAGCCTCATCTGGACGTCCAGCTGGAGAACGTAGGCAGAGGTCAAAGCAGGAGTCAGACTGTGTCCTTCTATAG